The following proteins come from a genomic window of Leopardus geoffroyi isolate Oge1 chromosome A3, O.geoffroyi_Oge1_pat1.0, whole genome shotgun sequence:
- the TFAP2C gene encoding transcription factor AP-2 gamma isoform X1, with the protein MRTSRFVRFIRVCSFPTFFSSGAADMCGLVSERSPHGAYSMPTSSPGPGLSYSWPKTWGSDPAPQSAPGVRPPRPSPPGFESEFPQDRHDASSNGNPRLPHLSSAGQHLYSPAPPLSHTGVAEYQPPPYFPPPYQQLAYSQSADPYSHLGEAYAAAINPLHQPAPTGSQQQAWPGRQSQEGAGLPSHHGRPAGLLPHLSGLEGGAMSARRDAYRRSDLLLPHAHALDAAGLAENLGLHDMAHQMEEVQNVDDQHLLLHDQTVIRKGPISMTKNPLTLPCQKELVGAVMNPSEVFCSVPGRLSLLSSTSKYKVTVAEVQRRLSPPECLNASLLGGVLRRAKSKNGGRSLREKLDKIGLNLPAGRRKAAHVTLLTSLVEGEAVHLARDFAYVCEAEFPSKPVAEYLTRPHLGGRNEMAARKNMLLAAQQVCKEFTDLLNQDRTPNGNNRPTPVLETNIQNCLSHFSLITHGFGSQAICAAVSAVQNYIKEALIVLDKSYMNPGDQSPADSSKTLEKMEKLRK; encoded by the exons ATGCGCACTTCCCGCTTCGTGCGCTTTATCCGCGTCTGCAGCTTCCCCACGTTCTTTTCGTCTGGCGCCGCTGACATGTGCGGGCTAGTGAGTGAGCGCAGTCCTCACGGTGCCTACAGCATGCCGACTTCCTCCCCGGGCCCGGGCCTCAGCTACTCCTGGCCCAAGACCTGGGGTTCGGATCCGGCTCCTCAGAGCGCCCCGGGCGTCCGACCTCCCAGGCCTTCGCCGCCGGGCTTTGAGAGCGAGTTCCCCCAG gaTCGCCACGACGCGAGCAGCAATGGGAACCCGcgcctcccccacctctcctccgcGGGGCAGCACCTCTACAGCCCCGCGCCGCCCCTCTCTCATACTGGAGTTGCCGAGTACCAGCCACCACCCTACTTTCCACCGCCCTACCAGCAGTTGGCTTACTCGCAGTCGGCCGACCCCTACTCGCATCTGGGAGAAGCTTACGCCGCTGCCATCAACCCCCTGCACCAGCCGGCGCCCACCGGCAGCCAGCAGCAGGCCTGGCCGGGTCGCCAGAGCCAGGAGGGGGCTGGCCTGCCCTCGCACCACGGGCGCCCGGCCGGCCTGCTACCCCATCTCTCCGGGCTCGAGGGTGGCGCCATGAGCGCCCGCAGGGATGCCTACCGTCGCTCCGACCTGCTGTTGCCCCACGCGCACGCCCTGGACGCCGCGGGCCTGGCCGAGAACCTGGGGCTCCACGACATGGCGCACCAGATGGAAGAGGTGCAG AATGTCGACGACCAGCACCTGCTCCTGCATGATCAGACTGTTATTCGCAAAG GTCCCATTTCAATGACCAAGAATCCGCTGACTCTCCCTTGTCAGAAGGAGCTGGTAGGGGCTGTGATGAATCCCAGCGAGGTCTTCTGCTCGGTCCCTGGAAGATTGTCCCTCCTCAGCTCCACGTCTAAATACAAAGTGACAGTTGCTGAGGTCCAGAGGCGATTGTCCCCGCCTGAGTGCTTAAACGCCTCGTTACTGGGAGGTGTTCTCAGAAG AGCCAAATCTAAAAATGGAGGCCGGTCCTTGCGGGAGAAGTTGGACAAGATTGGGTTGAATCTTCCCGCCGGGAGACGGAAAGCTGCCCACGTTACCCTCCTGACGTCCTTGGTAGAAG GGGAGGCTGTTCATTTGGCTCGGGACTTTGCCTATGTCTGTGAAGCCGAATTCCCCAGTAAACCAGTGGCGGAGTATCTAACCAGACCTCATCTTGGAGGGCGGAATGAGATGGCAGCGAGGAAGAATATGCTTCTGGCGGCACA GCAAGTGTGTAAAGAGTTCACAGACCTTCTCAATCAAGACCGAACGCCCAACGGGAACAACCGACCCACCCCGGTCTTGGAGACGAACATCCAGAACTGCCTGTCTCATTTCAGCCTGATTACCCACGGGTTTGGCAGCCAGGCGATCTGTGCCGCTGTGTCTGCCGTGCAGAACTACATAAAAGAAGCCCTGATAGTCCTAGACAAGTCCTATATGAACCCCGGGGACCAGAGTCCGGCTGATTCTAGCAAAACCCTGGAGAAAATGGAGAAGCTCCGGAAGTAA
- the TFAP2C gene encoding transcription factor AP-2 gamma isoform X2, with the protein MLWKITDNVKYEEDCEDRHDASSNGNPRLPHLSSAGQHLYSPAPPLSHTGVAEYQPPPYFPPPYQQLAYSQSADPYSHLGEAYAAAINPLHQPAPTGSQQQAWPGRQSQEGAGLPSHHGRPAGLLPHLSGLEGGAMSARRDAYRRSDLLLPHAHALDAAGLAENLGLHDMAHQMEEVQNVDDQHLLLHDQTVIRKGPISMTKNPLTLPCQKELVGAVMNPSEVFCSVPGRLSLLSSTSKYKVTVAEVQRRLSPPECLNASLLGGVLRRAKSKNGGRSLREKLDKIGLNLPAGRRKAAHVTLLTSLVEGEAVHLARDFAYVCEAEFPSKPVAEYLTRPHLGGRNEMAARKNMLLAAQQVCKEFTDLLNQDRTPNGNNRPTPVLETNIQNCLSHFSLITHGFGSQAICAAVSAVQNYIKEALIVLDKSYMNPGDQSPADSSKTLEKMEKLRK; encoded by the exons ATGTTGTGGAAAATAACCGATAATGTCAAGTATGAAGAAGACTGCGAG gaTCGCCACGACGCGAGCAGCAATGGGAACCCGcgcctcccccacctctcctccgcGGGGCAGCACCTCTACAGCCCCGCGCCGCCCCTCTCTCATACTGGAGTTGCCGAGTACCAGCCACCACCCTACTTTCCACCGCCCTACCAGCAGTTGGCTTACTCGCAGTCGGCCGACCCCTACTCGCATCTGGGAGAAGCTTACGCCGCTGCCATCAACCCCCTGCACCAGCCGGCGCCCACCGGCAGCCAGCAGCAGGCCTGGCCGGGTCGCCAGAGCCAGGAGGGGGCTGGCCTGCCCTCGCACCACGGGCGCCCGGCCGGCCTGCTACCCCATCTCTCCGGGCTCGAGGGTGGCGCCATGAGCGCCCGCAGGGATGCCTACCGTCGCTCCGACCTGCTGTTGCCCCACGCGCACGCCCTGGACGCCGCGGGCCTGGCCGAGAACCTGGGGCTCCACGACATGGCGCACCAGATGGAAGAGGTGCAG AATGTCGACGACCAGCACCTGCTCCTGCATGATCAGACTGTTATTCGCAAAG GTCCCATTTCAATGACCAAGAATCCGCTGACTCTCCCTTGTCAGAAGGAGCTGGTAGGGGCTGTGATGAATCCCAGCGAGGTCTTCTGCTCGGTCCCTGGAAGATTGTCCCTCCTCAGCTCCACGTCTAAATACAAAGTGACAGTTGCTGAGGTCCAGAGGCGATTGTCCCCGCCTGAGTGCTTAAACGCCTCGTTACTGGGAGGTGTTCTCAGAAG AGCCAAATCTAAAAATGGAGGCCGGTCCTTGCGGGAGAAGTTGGACAAGATTGGGTTGAATCTTCCCGCCGGGAGACGGAAAGCTGCCCACGTTACCCTCCTGACGTCCTTGGTAGAAG GGGAGGCTGTTCATTTGGCTCGGGACTTTGCCTATGTCTGTGAAGCCGAATTCCCCAGTAAACCAGTGGCGGAGTATCTAACCAGACCTCATCTTGGAGGGCGGAATGAGATGGCAGCGAGGAAGAATATGCTTCTGGCGGCACA GCAAGTGTGTAAAGAGTTCACAGACCTTCTCAATCAAGACCGAACGCCCAACGGGAACAACCGACCCACCCCGGTCTTGGAGACGAACATCCAGAACTGCCTGTCTCATTTCAGCCTGATTACCCACGGGTTTGGCAGCCAGGCGATCTGTGCCGCTGTGTCTGCCGTGCAGAACTACATAAAAGAAGCCCTGATAGTCCTAGACAAGTCCTATATGAACCCCGGGGACCAGAGTCCGGCTGATTCTAGCAAAACCCTGGAGAAAATGGAGAAGCTCCGGAAGTAA